The region ATTGCGTCTAGATATTGAGTTTCCGACAGAACCGAACTCTTATAGAGCAATTCCGTGACGCTATTATTACAACCGATGAGGAAACTCTTATGCGTCGCTTGATACCTGCTCTGCTCGCAGTGACCGTCACAGCCTCCACCGCATTCGCCGCCGACAAGGTTCGCTTCGCCGTCACGGAAATCGAGGGCCTTGAACAACTCCAGACCGAGTTCGGCCCCTTCCGCGACAAGCTCCAGCAGTTGACTGGCCTGGAGATCGAATTCCAGCCCGTCAGTTCCCGCACCTCGGCCGTAGAGGCGATGAATTCGGGGCTACTCGAACTGGCGCTCACCGGCCCGTCCGAATATGTCGTGATGCATGAGATGACGAAGGCTGACGTGATCGTCGGATGGCAGCGTCCGGACTATTTCGCACAGGTCGTCACCATCGCCGGCCGCGGCATCAATTCGCCGAAGGACCTCACCGGCAAGAAGATTGCCTTCGGTTCCGCCGGCTCCACGTCAACCCATCTCGGCCCGGCGCAGGTGCTGACCGACCAGGGCTCAGCTACGGCAAGGACTACCAGTCGCTGCACATCGACCGCAACGTTGCGATCCAGGCTTTGATCAACGGCGACCTCGATGCCGTCGGCATGAGTTTCGACCACCTCAACAGCGCCCGAAAGGCATTCCCGAATGTACCGTTCCTCGTCGTCGCTCGCGGCCGAGACCTGCCGGACGACGCGCTGATGGCAAGCCCGCTGGCCGATCAAGCCACGATCGAGAAGATCCGCAAGGCCTTCACCGATCACGGGCAGGACCTACTAGGCTCAGTCCTCGACGGCACCGACGAC is a window of Sinorhizobium sp. BG8 DNA encoding:
- a CDS encoding PhnD/SsuA/transferrin family substrate-binding protein — protein: MRRLIPALLAVTVTASTAFAADKVRFAVTEIEGLEQLQTEFGPFRDKLQQLTGLEIEFQPVSSRTSAVEAMNSGLLELALTGPSEYVVMHEMTKADVIVGWQRPDYFAQVVTIAGRGINSPKDLTGKKIAFGSAGSTSTHLGPAQVLTDQGSATARTTSRCTSTATLRSRL